A portion of the Candidatus Pristimantibacillus lignocellulolyticus genome contains these proteins:
- a CDS encoding FtsX-like permease family protein, whose amino-acid sequence MFYRIIRNDILKSKAITLTTMIFVAASAMLVSLAAILIVNLSGALDTLMTQAKTPHFMQMHSGEINTSRLTAFAEQNSNVDEFQVVQFLNIDGTRIIMGDNSLANSVQDNGLSVQSEKFDYLLDLDGNVINVSNGEIYVPVSYMKDNSAKIGDKAVISGKEFIVAGFLRDSTMNSSLAASKRFLVSSNDYAEIKNVGIEEYLIEFRLKDMSALGAFETAYASAGLEMNGPTVTYSLFRMMNAISDGMMIGIILLVSLLVVSIAFMCLRFTLLAKIEDDYREIGVMKAIGLRVSDIKKVYLAKYAAIAAAGSIVGYALSFVFKDMLLKNIRLYMGVSENLSFANVLGIIGILLVFLAIIAYVNGVLKRFKKISAAEAIRFGTSQDNNTGAKRFTLSRNKQFNTNIFLGIKDVLSRKKLYATMLAVLVISSFILIVPQNLYNTISSKSFISYMGIGNYDLRIQLSGNIDNIYEIEQTVKSDQEISKVAVLTTKTFKAITGVGTEENIKIELGDHSIFPIEYSEGKAPTVDDQIALSTIYADEMSKKVGDVITLVIDEMEKDLTVSGIYSDITNGGKTAKATFTDHSEVIMWSIVSAELLDKSLVDAKVAEYTDKFDDAKISDIDEFVTQTLGSTISSVEMASYVAVIVALVITVLVTLLFMKMLVAKDRYSIAVMKAFGFTNSDIKAQYVSRTVFVLIVGIVLGTLLANTLGEMLAGLAISSFGASIFNFAVNPISAYLLSPLMMICAVLIATMLGTSGAGQIKISENIKE is encoded by the coding sequence ATGTTTTACAGAATAATCCGCAATGACATCTTAAAGAGCAAAGCCATTACACTTACCACAATGATATTTGTCGCTGCCTCAGCAATGCTTGTTTCACTCGCGGCCATACTGATCGTTAATCTTTCTGGCGCGCTGGATACATTAATGACTCAAGCGAAAACTCCACATTTTATGCAAATGCATTCGGGTGAGATTAATACTTCGCGACTTACTGCTTTTGCGGAACAAAACAGCAACGTCGATGAATTTCAAGTCGTACAATTTCTGAACATTGACGGTACTCGGATAATAATGGGCGATAATTCACTTGCAAATAGCGTTCAGGACAATGGTTTAAGCGTACAGAGCGAAAAATTCGATTATCTTCTTGATTTGGATGGCAACGTCATTAACGTATCTAACGGCGAGATTTATGTTCCGGTAAGTTATATGAAAGATAACAGTGCAAAGATCGGTGACAAGGCTGTAATAAGCGGTAAAGAATTTATCGTTGCGGGATTTCTCCGTGATTCAACAATGAATTCTTCACTTGCTGCCTCAAAGAGATTTCTTGTAAGCAGCAATGATTATGCGGAGATAAAAAATGTTGGAATTGAAGAGTATTTGATCGAGTTCAGATTAAAGGATATGTCGGCATTAGGCGCATTTGAAACCGCATATGCCTCCGCAGGACTTGAAATGAACGGGCCAACGGTTACATATTCGCTTTTTAGAATGATGAATGCAATTTCCGACGGTATGATGATTGGGATTATCCTTCTCGTAAGTCTGCTTGTCGTTTCCATTGCGTTTATGTGCTTACGCTTTACGCTCCTTGCTAAAATTGAAGACGATTATCGTGAAATTGGTGTTATGAAAGCCATAGGGCTGCGTGTCTCCGATATTAAAAAGGTTTATTTAGCGAAATACGCGGCAATTGCTGCAGCAGGTTCTATTGTCGGTTATGCTCTTTCTTTTGTATTTAAAGATATGCTTCTTAAAAATATACGGCTTTATATGGGAGTAAGTGAAAATTTATCTTTTGCTAATGTATTAGGAATTATCGGTATATTGCTAGTTTTCCTTGCCATTATTGCCTATGTTAACGGAGTACTGAAACGCTTTAAGAAAATTTCAGCCGCAGAAGCCATACGATTTGGCACTTCTCAGGATAATAACACGGGTGCTAAGCGTTTTACCTTAAGCAGAAACAAGCAATTTAACACGAATATTTTTCTAGGTATTAAAGATGTTCTCTCAAGGAAAAAACTTTACGCCACAATGCTAGCTGTGCTTGTAATTTCGTCATTTATCTTGATTGTTCCGCAGAACTTGTACAACACGATTTCCTCAAAAAGCTTCATTAGTTATATGGGGATTGGAAACTACGACCTGCGCATACAGTTGTCAGGCAATATCGATAATATCTATGAAATCGAACAGACCGTGAAAAGCGATCAAGAGATTTCAAAGGTTGCTGTCCTTACAACAAAAACATTCAAGGCAATAACGGGTGTGGGGACAGAGGAAAATATTAAAATTGAACTCGGCGACCATTCTATATTTCCTATCGAATATTCTGAGGGTAAAGCACCAACCGTAGACGATCAAATTGCGCTTTCGACTATATACGCCGATGAGATGAGCAAAAAGGTCGGCGATGTCATTACGCTAGTGATTGATGAAATGGAGAAAGATCTAACGGTAAGCGGAATCTATTCTGATATTACCAATGGCGGAAAAACTGCCAAGGCCACATTCACCGACCATTCAGAGGTCATTATGTGGAGCATTGTCAGCGCTGAACTTTTGGATAAATCACTCGTTGACGCGAAGGTAGCGGAATATACAGACAAGTTTGATGATGCAAAAATATCAGACATTGATGAATTTGTTACACAAACTCTTGGCTCGACAATAAGCTCCGTCGAAATGGCTTCCTACGTAGCGGTTATCGTTGCACTAGTTATAACGGTACTAGTCACATTGTTATTTATGAAAATGCTTGTGGCAAAGGACAGATATTCTATTGCAGTAATGAAAGCATTCGGTTTTACAAACTCGGATATAAAGGCGCAGTATGTTTCTCGAACTGTATTCGTTCTCATTGTCGGAATTGTTCTTGGCACACTTCTGGCAAACACTCTCGGAGAGATGCTTGCGGGATTGGCTATTTCATCATTTGGAGCGTCGATTTTTAATTTTGCAGTAAATCCCATTTCGGCGTATTTGCTTAGTCCGCTAATGATGATTTGCGCGGTTCTTATCGCAACAATGCTTGGAACATCGGGCGCGGGTCAAATAAAAATATCCGAAAATATAAAGGAGTAG
- a CDS encoding ABC transporter permease yields MSTMVALLKIEGKLVWKGIDILIFGICFPIILAALFGYLLSKDASAGSSNFELSYAAVITIGVLATGVMGLPLTIADYRHRGILKRFQVTPVSPLQILFAQGLIQLSSALVSFIGVTLVYYLLFDYRLAGSWFMFLIVYAFVILAMYSIGIFIGSVVPNQKAANMWSSIAYFTMLLFSGATIPYEVMPRFVQWVMDILPLAHGIHLLKMVTTGGATAGMAIPLLILAVCTVISLVGAFKFFKWK; encoded by the coding sequence ATGAGTACAATGGTTGCACTTTTGAAAATAGAAGGTAAGCTAGTATGGAAAGGTATTGATATATTAATATTCGGGATATGTTTTCCGATTATTTTGGCAGCCCTGTTTGGCTACTTGCTTAGTAAAGATGCATCGGCAGGTTCTTCAAACTTTGAATTATCTTATGCGGCTGTTATAACTATTGGCGTACTTGCAACGGGGGTAATGGGTTTACCATTAACCATTGCTGATTATCGACACCGAGGCATTCTGAAACGATTCCAAGTGACGCCAGTATCGCCTTTACAGATATTATTTGCGCAAGGTCTAATTCAGCTTTCTTCTGCCCTTGTTTCATTTATAGGTGTTACATTGGTGTATTATTTACTTTTTGATTATCGATTAGCAGGCTCCTGGTTTATGTTTTTGATTGTATATGCTTTTGTTATATTAGCTATGTATAGTATCGGTATTTTCATAGGTAGTGTCGTACCGAATCAAAAAGCAGCGAATATGTGGAGTTCTATCGCTTACTTTACGATGTTGTTGTTCTCAGGTGCGACGATACCATATGAAGTGATGCCGCGCTTCGTTCAATGGGTAATGGATATACTACCATTGGCACATGGTATTCATTTATTAAAAATGGTGACTACAGGTGGAGCCACGGCAGGAATGGCAATTCCCCTGTTGATACTAGCTGTTTGTACTGTTATTAGTTTGGTTGGGGCGTTCAAATTCTTTAAATGGAAGTAG
- a CDS encoding ABC transporter ATP-binding protein, which produces MKKIIIGDHIVKSFGEGDEQHKILDEVSVEIHEGEFVAVMGPSGSGKSTLMFMLSGMDKVDAGKVVFDSQEFSEVSENELSDIRRTKMGFVFQQPTMLKNLNILDNIILPSMRDNRKNVIKISEKARELMKKVDISELENRDITQVSGGQLQRAGICRSLMNSPKIIFGDEPTGALNSKSADMIMDIFSEINAEGTAVMLVTHDAKVAARTERIMFMRDGKIVSELNLPKFDGTNMDGRVEKVTVKMLEIGI; this is translated from the coding sequence ATGAAGAAGATTATTATCGGTGATCATATTGTAAAGTCTTTCGGCGAGGGCGATGAACAGCATAAAATTCTTGATGAAGTGTCCGTAGAAATACACGAGGGTGAATTCGTTGCAGTTATGGGACCTTCTGGATCGGGAAAATCGACTTTAATGTTTATGTTGAGTGGAATGGACAAAGTTGACGCAGGGAAGGTCGTTTTTGACAGTCAGGAATTCTCAGAGGTCTCTGAGAATGAGCTTTCAGATATACGTAGAACAAAAATGGGATTTGTTTTTCAACAGCCGACCATGCTGAAAAATTTGAATATCCTTGATAATATAATTCTTCCGTCAATGCGCGACAACAGAAAAAACGTCATAAAAATTTCGGAGAAGGCAAGAGAGCTTATGAAAAAAGTGGACATTTCGGAGCTTGAAAATCGAGATATTACACAAGTTTCGGGAGGTCAGCTTCAACGTGCGGGAATATGCCGCTCGCTTATGAACAGTCCAAAAATTATTTTTGGTGATGAGCCGACGGGTGCACTTAACTCAAAATCTGCGGATATGATTATGGATATATTTTCTGAAATTAACGCGGAGGGTACTGCGGTTATGCTTGTAACTCACGATGCAAAGGTTGCAGCGCGGACAGAGCGCATTATGTTTATGCGTGACGGAAAAATCGTAAGCGAACTGAACCTTCCAAAGTTTGACGGTACAAATATGGATGGCAGGGTCGAGAAGGTTACGGTGAAAATGTTGGAGATAGGGATATGA
- a CDS encoding MerR family transcriptional regulator has protein sequence MYKTKEIAALVGVHPNTVRIYEDWTYISSVPRGDNGYRMYSDLHLFQLKIARVAFRCEIVQGLIRAKARAIVEASGKEDFARALEYAQSYLLHLEKEYDRALEAIELSEQWMYGLEYESIQTYTRNEAARLLDLSPEVIRNWERNGLITVPRLSNGSRSYTENEINRLKIIRTLRAAHYSMSAILRLMNKAEMMRATDLDIKKVLETPEDHEDMISVTDRLTYSLEQAIVSAKELIFLLREKDIL, from the coding sequence ATGTACAAAACGAAAGAAATCGCAGCATTAGTTGGTGTGCATCCCAATACGGTACGGATTTATGAAGACTGGACATACATCTCATCTGTCCCAAGAGGCGATAATGGCTACCGCATGTATTCAGACTTGCATCTATTTCAACTAAAAATAGCTAGAGTCGCTTTTCGTTGTGAAATTGTTCAAGGACTCATTCGGGCAAAGGCAAGAGCTATTGTAGAAGCTAGCGGCAAAGAGGATTTTGCTCGAGCACTGGAATATGCACAATCTTATCTGTTACATTTAGAAAAAGAATATGATCGGGCATTAGAGGCAATTGAGCTTTCGGAGCAGTGGATGTATGGATTAGAATATGAATCTATTCAAACCTATACACGAAATGAGGCTGCTCGGCTACTGGACCTCTCACCTGAAGTTATAAGAAATTGGGAACGGAATGGCTTGATAACAGTCCCTAGACTTTCAAATGGATCGCGCTCATATACAGAGAATGAAATAAATCGCTTAAAAATTATTCGTACGCTAAGGGCAGCACATTATTCAATGAGTGCCATACTTCGGTTGATGAATAAAGCAGAGATGATGAGAGCAACTGATTTAGATATTAAGAAAGTACTCGAAACACCTGAAGATCATGAAGATATGATTTCGGTGACAGATCGATTAACCTATTCTTTAGAGCAAGCCATTGTGTCAGCGAAGGAGCTTATATTTTTATTGAGAGAAAAGGACATCTTGTAG
- a CDS encoding ABC transporter ATP-binding protein, whose protein sequence is MVLKVRNLSVIYGQKTAVDRISFQVKPGQVLGLLGANGAGKSSTIAAVLGIEKSTHDELIIIDKSPVRNRKEVFEQVGVQFQETNFQDKLTVSEACEQWQSLYRKTADLSVLLQTFGLEGKEKQLIKLLSGGERQRLAVLLALIAEPKLVFLDELTTGLDTKARRMLWKQLLTMKGNGLAIILTSHYMDEVEALCNEILILREGQTVFHGTIQEALIASGKTTLEDAYLLFSGEGEQWG, encoded by the coding sequence ATGGTATTGAAGGTCAGAAATTTATCGGTTATATACGGTCAGAAAACGGCGGTCGATCGGATTAGTTTTCAAGTGAAGCCTGGGCAAGTATTAGGATTACTAGGCGCCAATGGAGCAGGGAAATCTTCAACAATTGCTGCAGTGCTAGGTATTGAAAAAAGCACTCATGATGAGCTGATCATTATTGATAAATCACCAGTGCGTAATCGGAAGGAGGTATTTGAACAAGTAGGGGTGCAGTTTCAAGAAACTAATTTCCAAGATAAATTAACTGTTTCTGAAGCGTGTGAACAGTGGCAGTCACTTTATAGAAAAACGGCGGACTTATCGGTTTTACTACAAACCTTTGGGCTGGAAGGTAAGGAAAAGCAACTTATAAAATTGCTCTCTGGTGGAGAGCGACAGCGACTAGCTGTACTGCTTGCCCTAATTGCTGAACCGAAGCTTGTGTTTCTAGATGAACTGACGACAGGGCTCGATACTAAAGCTCGTCGTATGTTGTGGAAACAGCTCTTAACCATGAAAGGAAATGGTTTAGCGATTATTTTAACATCACATTACATGGATGAGGTTGAAGCGTTATGTAATGAGATATTAATTCTGCGTGAAGGTCAAACCGTCTTTCATGGCACAATCCAGGAAGCTTTAATCGCTAGTGGGAAAACAACGCTTGAAGACGCATATTTACTTTTCTCAGGTGAGGGGGAACAATGGGGATGA
- a CDS encoding polyprenyl synthetase family protein — MNEELRVHADTYYRMAEQKAAQYFASLFEQVREKTYVPALSDDIQLWKRDHIHRWSWLSFLSRGKRTSDDGGYQRHIQWLNHTGKLDDYLDRSVSYMYMRDLGKAMESPQTQARIQSVAAYIKQRLIHSTDSNQDDQPEFISLAGIYRWAQKEGIETAVIWVIGKLKNVSDHIPEQLNPEHAQRKLIKIIIGVVLHAFEELVDERSPAERAKKLDEAIRLGYSYGLTYPFIDDLLDSQILTVQEKEQYSYIIRVALLTGTVPELSEWNGTNKAMIQFMHAELTEAFEYIKSHQLPETQQLFFEQTYVFFHSQESDRAKVLSNPTYTNEELYIPVIIKSASSRLIARSVLSASDDEGFENRTFFYGIYNQLADDFADMFDDMRDGAVTPYTYYLTYHDQRSDLINPFELYWAVISHLIHKVYHSDRKAREVILDRAINGLKRCKARIGNEKYNSIMEIFACGSPEFKRLVQYMVQHASDVDFLDKLLRDQLVTVLKNNRKEKEEFIETIKMARKQINNNLSIVKSDGMPPMKEILIDAANYSLEGDGKRLRPILTWVMSVQDYGLQAQAIAPLLRSLEYMHTASLIFDDLPTQDNAPTRRGRPTLHQVHNSATAEITGLLLMQKAIQEQASLKSFDAKTVLALIKYSAQTAEDLCMGQVMDLNSKGKVLTLEQLNSICFYKTGIAFEAALVMPAILAQIDEQEITILKKFAYHAGIAFQIKDDLLDVVGDVQLLGKPVGKDMENNSSTFVTILGQEGASKQMWEHYCLAMEVLSKRQRDNVFLKHLLNYMVHRDR, encoded by the coding sequence ATGAATGAGGAATTAAGAGTTCATGCTGATACTTATTATCGGATGGCTGAGCAGAAGGCAGCCCAATACTTTGCATCGCTTTTCGAGCAAGTTAGAGAAAAGACGTATGTGCCTGCTTTATCTGACGATATTCAACTTTGGAAACGAGATCATATTCATCGTTGGTCATGGCTGTCTTTCTTGTCTCGGGGAAAGAGAACATCTGATGACGGGGGTTATCAACGACATATCCAGTGGTTAAATCATACGGGAAAATTAGATGATTATCTTGATCGAAGCGTGTCGTATATGTATATGAGAGATCTAGGAAAAGCGATGGAGTCACCCCAAACACAGGCTAGAATTCAGAGTGTAGCTGCTTACATCAAGCAACGTTTGATTCATTCTACCGATTCGAACCAAGATGACCAGCCAGAGTTTATTAGTTTGGCAGGCATATATCGGTGGGCCCAAAAGGAAGGTATTGAAACGGCTGTAATATGGGTGATCGGTAAGCTTAAGAATGTATCGGACCATATCCCAGAGCAATTGAACCCCGAGCACGCTCAGCGCAAGCTGATTAAGATCATTATTGGAGTGGTCCTGCATGCGTTTGAAGAATTGGTTGACGAACGATCGCCTGCGGAACGAGCTAAGAAACTTGACGAAGCCATTAGACTTGGTTATTCCTATGGTCTGACCTATCCATTCATTGACGATCTTCTGGATTCGCAGATCTTAACAGTTCAAGAGAAAGAACAATATTCCTATATCATCCGGGTCGCGCTTTTGACAGGTACGGTACCAGAATTAAGCGAGTGGAATGGGACTAACAAAGCAATGATTCAATTCATGCATGCCGAGCTGACAGAGGCTTTTGAATATATTAAAAGTCATCAGCTACCAGAGACTCAACAGCTGTTTTTCGAGCAGACTTACGTTTTCTTTCACTCACAGGAATCAGACCGTGCCAAGGTTCTATCTAATCCAACGTACACCAACGAAGAGCTGTATATTCCCGTCATCATAAAGTCGGCTTCTTCAAGGTTGATCGCTCGTTCGGTTCTAAGTGCTAGTGATGACGAGGGGTTTGAGAATCGGACCTTCTTTTATGGTATCTACAACCAACTTGCTGACGATTTTGCAGATATGTTTGATGATATGAGAGATGGCGCGGTAACTCCTTATACTTACTATTTAACTTACCATGATCAGCGTTCGGATCTTATTAATCCCTTTGAATTATACTGGGCCGTCATTTCCCATCTGATTCATAAAGTATATCACTCCGACAGAAAGGCACGAGAGGTGATCCTCGACCGTGCAATCAATGGTTTGAAACGTTGTAAAGCACGGATAGGCAATGAAAAGTACAACAGCATTATGGAGATATTTGCTTGCGGAAGCCCAGAATTCAAACGGCTCGTCCAGTATATGGTTCAACATGCGAGTGATGTAGATTTTTTGGATAAATTGCTTCGTGATCAACTAGTTACCGTTCTGAAAAACAACCGCAAGGAGAAAGAAGAGTTCATAGAGACTATCAAAATGGCACGTAAGCAAATCAACAACAACTTGTCAATTGTCAAGTCTGACGGGATGCCGCCGATGAAAGAGATACTGATTGATGCAGCAAATTACAGTCTCGAAGGGGATGGGAAACGTCTTCGTCCAATATTGACATGGGTTATGAGTGTACAAGATTATGGACTGCAAGCACAAGCAATCGCACCCTTACTGAGATCATTGGAATATATGCATACTGCATCTCTGATTTTCGATGATTTGCCAACCCAGGATAACGCGCCTACCCGCAGAGGGCGTCCAACGCTACATCAAGTACATAATAGTGCCACTGCAGAAATAACCGGTCTGTTACTGATGCAGAAGGCAATTCAGGAACAAGCATCACTCAAATCATTCGATGCTAAAACTGTGCTTGCCTTGATAAAATATTCAGCCCAAACTGCTGAGGACCTATGCATGGGACAGGTGATGGATTTGAACTCCAAAGGAAAGGTATTAACGCTCGAGCAATTGAATTCGATTTGCTTTTACAAAACCGGAATTGCATTTGAGGCTGCTCTAGTTATGCCAGCTATTCTCGCACAGATTGATGAGCAGGAAATCACTATTTTGAAAAAATTTGCTTATCATGCTGGTATCGCCTTTCAGATTAAAGATGATCTGCTAGATGTAGTAGGAGATGTTCAGTTACTAGGGAAACCTGTTGGCAAGGATATGGAAAATAATAGTTCTACTTTCGTAACGATCCTTGGTCAGGAAGGTGCTAGCAAACAAATGTGGGAACACTACTGTTTGGCCATGGAAGTGTTGAGTAAGAGGCAGCGTGACAACGTATTTCTTAAGCATTTACTGAACTATATGGTTCATCGGGACCGTTAG
- a CDS encoding TetR/AcrR family transcriptional regulator produces MRVVKEAEERRNEIIDAADELFGQKGFDGTSTNDIIEKVGIARGTLYHHFKSKEDLMDALIERYSVRLLGTAQEIAIDKSIPVVERIIRVVMALNLNGGSSKEIMEHIHKPQNALMHQKIEKVIINGVTPILTGIIHEGIQQGLFHTPYPYECMEMVVIYANTIFDDDMVQMTNEERASRIQAFVFNVERLLGVESGSLIDVMQMFGN; encoded by the coding sequence ATGAGAGTTGTAAAAGAAGCTGAGGAACGCAGGAACGAAATCATTGACGCAGCTGATGAGCTTTTCGGTCAGAAAGGCTTTGACGGCACAAGTACAAACGATATTATTGAAAAGGTCGGAATTGCACGAGGAACGTTATATCATCACTTCAAATCGAAGGAGGATTTAATGGACGCGCTGATTGAGAGGTATAGTGTTCGTCTTCTAGGCACAGCGCAAGAAATTGCAATAGACAAGAGCATACCTGTAGTGGAGCGCATTATCCGCGTAGTTATGGCGCTGAACTTAAATGGCGGAAGTAGTAAGGAAATTATGGAGCATATTCACAAGCCGCAGAACGCACTTATGCATCAGAAAATAGAAAAGGTCATCATCAATGGTGTTACGCCAATACTGACGGGTATCATTCACGAGGGCATCCAGCAGGGACTATTCCATACGCCTTACCCGTATGAATGTATGGAAATGGTTGTGATTTATGCGAATACTATTTTTGATGATGATATGGTTCAAATGACTAACGAGGAGCGCGCTTCACGCATACAGGCTTTTGTTTTTAATGTAGAAAGACTGCTTGGTGTCGAAAGCGGAAGTCTTATAGACGTAATGCAAATGTTTGGTAATTAA
- a CDS encoding collagen-like protein — protein sequence MPFSPPPGPPGFPGFPGFPGFPGQPGPPSGQPSQMGPPSSPPPGFIPQQPAVSPFAVDPGAIVRCLFRNTYVWLENRNQFWFYPVFVGRNSVAGFQWNGRFWMYTGLSLQSIQSFTCF from the coding sequence ATGCCATTCTCACCACCTCCAGGCCCCCCAGGATTTCCGGGATTTCCGGGATTCCCAGGATTTCCAGGACAACCGGGTCCGCCCTCAGGACAGCCTAGTCAAATGGGGCCTCCTAGTTCACCCCCTCCGGGATTCATCCCTCAGCAACCAGCGGTTTCTCCATTTGCTGTCGACCCTGGAGCGATTGTTCGTTGTTTATTTCGGAATACGTACGTATGGCTCGAGAATAGAAATCAATTCTGGTTTTACCCAGTTTTTGTGGGTCGCAACTCGGTCGCGGGTTTTCAGTGGAACGGTAGGTTTTGGATGTATACTGGATTGAGTTTGCAGTCGATTCAATCATTTACATGTTTCTAA
- a CDS encoding beta-lactamase family protein, with translation MDSQNKSSHRIRVSFYGFLILLILIIELTIFIKRDDQITLDYTDFQNSVDKYLEGKEFNGAVLIAQRGNIIVNKGYGMADLEQSIPNNSDTVFRVGSFTKQFTAMAILLLQEEGLLNVQDPISKYINGYPDGDAMTIAHLLTHTSGTPQNQEVVTSSGDIEEIIEQNKKKPLDFKPGDQFAYSNTGYGILGYIIEQVSQMTYEQYLQKNIFDKVGMSSSGIEHKEYKVFENRAWGYTKFEQGNTKKEPFFLNYNSAAGLYTNTHDLFLWDQMLYKDDVFSKELIESMYTDYGKGYGYGWFINKDNQQRTIYEHSGIVYGIVSNIVRYPEEQALIIVIRNVVPPKLHDDKVQTDLAKMLFELE, from the coding sequence ATGGATAGTCAAAATAAATCATCTCACAGGATTAGAGTGAGTTTTTACGGTTTTTTAATTCTATTAATTTTAATCATTGAACTGACCATATTCATCAAAAGAGACGACCAAATCACATTAGATTATACAGATTTTCAGAATAGTGTAGACAAGTATTTAGAGGGCAAAGAATTTAACGGGGCTGTGCTTATTGCTCAAAGAGGCAACATTATTGTCAATAAAGGATATGGGATGGCGGATTTAGAACAAAGCATCCCCAATAATTCGGATACGGTATTTAGAGTCGGTTCCTTTACTAAGCAATTTACAGCAATGGCGATATTGCTTTTGCAGGAAGAAGGATTACTAAATGTACAAGATCCTATAAGTAAATACATAAATGGATATCCAGATGGTGATGCAATGACGATTGCACACTTACTTACCCACACCTCTGGCACGCCACAAAATCAAGAAGTGGTCACATCAAGTGGTGATATTGAGGAGATTATTGAGCAAAACAAAAAGAAGCCGCTAGACTTCAAGCCAGGTGATCAATTCGCATACAGTAATACTGGCTACGGTATTCTGGGATATATTATAGAACAAGTTTCACAAATGACTTATGAGCAATATTTGCAAAAGAATATATTTGATAAGGTAGGTATGAGTTCTAGTGGTATAGAGCACAAAGAATACAAAGTATTCGAAAATCGTGCTTGGGGATACACGAAGTTCGAGCAAGGGAATACAAAAAAAGAGCCTTTTTTCCTGAATTATAACAGTGCAGCAGGGTTATATACGAATACTCATGATTTATTTTTGTGGGATCAGATGCTTTATAAAGATGATGTATTTTCAAAGGAATTAATAGAAAGCATGTATACTGACTACGGCAAAGGATATGGTTATGGCTGGTTCATTAATAAGGATAACCAGCAGAGAACAATTTATGAACACTCGGGTATTGTCTATGGGATAGTGTCAAATATCGTTAGATATCCAGAAGAACAAGCGCTCATTATAGTTATTCGGAATGTGGTGCCACCGAAATTGCATGATGACAAAGTCCAGACAGATTTGGCAAAAATGCTTTTCGAACTTGAGTAA